Proteins co-encoded in one Candidatus Nanopelagicales bacterium genomic window:
- the rph gene encoding ribonuclease PH — MSRSDGRADDELRPVTFQRSWLDHAEGSALVSFGRTRVLCAASFEPGVPRWRRDSGEGWVTAEYAMLPRATNTRGARESVRGKIGGRTHEISRLIGRSLRAVIDYRALGENTVHIDCDVLQADGGTRTAAITGAYVALADAITWAKSEGIIVPGAQVLTDSVAAVSVGIVGGTPRLDLHYDDDVNADTDMNVVITGGGKFVEVQGTAEKEPFDRALLDELLNLATIGCAQLTKRQAQALADV, encoded by the coding sequence ATGAGTAGATCTGACGGTAGGGCCGATGACGAGTTGCGGCCTGTGACATTCCAGAGGTCCTGGTTGGACCACGCCGAGGGGTCAGCCCTGGTGTCCTTCGGTCGTACCCGGGTGCTGTGCGCGGCCAGCTTCGAACCCGGAGTGCCGCGCTGGCGCCGTGATTCCGGCGAAGGCTGGGTGACCGCCGAATACGCGATGCTGCCCCGCGCGACGAACACCCGAGGTGCCCGCGAATCCGTCCGCGGCAAGATCGGTGGACGCACCCACGAGATCTCCCGACTCATCGGGCGCTCGCTGCGGGCAGTCATCGACTACCGCGCTCTGGGTGAGAACACCGTTCACATCGACTGCGACGTTCTCCAGGCTGATGGCGGCACACGGACCGCGGCGATCACCGGTGCCTACGTGGCCCTTGCAGACGCCATCACGTGGGCCAAGAGCGAGGGGATCATCGTCCCCGGCGCGCAGGTACTGACCGATTCGGTCGCAGCGGTCTCGGTCGGGATCGTCGGCGGTACTCCCCGGCTGGATCTTCACTACGACGATGACGTCAATGCGGACACGGACATGAACGTGGTGATCACGGGCGGAGGCAAGTTCGTGGAGGTGCAGGGAACGGCGGAGAAGGAGCCGTTCGACCGTGCGCTGCTGGACGAACTGCTGAACCTCGCCACCATCGGATGCGCTCAACTCACGAAGCGACAGGCCCAGGCACTGGCCGATGTCTGA
- the rdgB gene encoding RdgB/HAM1 family non-canonical purine NTP pyrophosphatase, translating to MSERPRIVLASRNPGKIAELQRILASADLDVEVVGSEAFADLPDIRETGQTFADNAALKAETVGRHTGLIAIADDSGLTVDALNGMPGILSARWSGRDRDDDANVDLVLDQMSDVPDDLRTAAFRCAAAAFRPGTEPRLEVREAEVRGVLLRQRRGIGGFGYDPVFLPDGHALTTAEMEPAEKDAISHRGRALRDLISVIRPWFGRPGGRGW from the coding sequence ATGTCTGAACGTCCACGCATCGTCCTGGCCTCCCGCAATCCGGGCAAGATCGCCGAACTGCAGCGGATCCTGGCGTCCGCTGATCTCGACGTGGAGGTTGTGGGATCAGAGGCTTTCGCGGACCTGCCCGACATCCGGGAAACTGGCCAGACGTTCGCCGACAACGCCGCCCTCAAGGCAGAGACTGTCGGACGACATACAGGACTGATCGCCATCGCCGACGACTCGGGCCTTACTGTCGATGCGCTGAACGGAATGCCCGGAATCCTCTCAGCCAGGTGGAGCGGCCGCGATCGAGATGATGATGCCAACGTGGACCTGGTTCTGGATCAGATGAGCGACGTCCCCGATGACCTCCGCACCGCTGCCTTCCGCTGTGCGGCCGCCGCGTTCCGCCCTGGAACCGAACCCCGCCTCGAGGTGCGCGAGGCGGAAGTCCGGGGAGTGCTGCTGCGCCAGCGCCGCGGAATCGGTGGCTTCGGATACGACCCGGTGTTCCTGCCCGATGGCCACGCGCTGACGACCGCAGAGATGGAACCGGCCGAGAAGGACGCGATCAGTCATCGGGGACGCGCCCTGCGCGACCTCATTTCGGTCATCCGTCCCTGGTTCGGCCGACCTGGGGGCCGTGGTTGGTAG
- a CDS encoding peptidoglycan-binding domain-containing protein, giving the protein MGQRLGRTAVFPVMGSACLVAVTLFAPAAQAASEPRPPGHGGTSRLWSFQSESAPPSARQQARRDLLRGPLTGGLRPGGRQSNEPYVPQQGCYAGELPGVAAFRELLLATYPRPEESLHVYNITRGCNVDGISEHEEGRALDFEAHTNRPREDAQARHLLRWLTKNGGYHAKRFGLMYIIYDRHVWGVYNQSWRRMSNRGSVTDNHRDHVHFSFTWNGALRRTAYWTGRTPPTDFGPCPKWRGHFAPVAPERLQGNPRHHPCGSPRPIPDRWRFGPSVMYWQSGKPVRWVQQFLTEEGQYTGLVNGEFGSLTFQAVQRYQWAVGLPGTGVWDPATQNKSKRAVGVRTPSDIVVDPLPTTVAPDQELAIAASVGGRWPERPRSVRLERLAQSGQVDQPGQSGEWEIVSTALSEPGGAVLFTTAVPVGEWSYRVVAEQTSYAKRVVSEPQQVSVVPDSVTPIDPSSTP; this is encoded by the coding sequence ATGGGCCAACGGCTGGGTCGAACTGCGGTCTTTCCCGTCATGGGTTCCGCCTGCCTGGTGGCGGTGACACTGTTCGCTCCGGCGGCCCAGGCAGCGTCGGAGCCACGCCCGCCGGGTCACGGTGGTACATCTCGCCTGTGGTCGTTCCAGTCGGAATCCGCACCGCCGTCGGCACGGCAGCAGGCCCGTCGTGATCTTCTGCGGGGACCGCTCACCGGAGGGCTGCGACCCGGGGGCCGCCAGAGCAACGAACCGTACGTGCCCCAGCAGGGCTGTTACGCCGGGGAACTGCCGGGAGTCGCGGCATTTCGGGAGCTGCTGTTGGCGACTTATCCGCGGCCTGAGGAGTCGCTGCACGTCTACAACATCACGCGCGGCTGCAACGTCGACGGGATCAGCGAGCATGAGGAGGGGCGGGCGCTGGACTTCGAGGCTCACACCAACCGTCCCCGAGAGGACGCCCAGGCGCGGCATCTGCTGCGGTGGCTGACCAAGAACGGCGGCTATCACGCCAAGCGGTTCGGCCTGATGTACATCATCTACGACCGACACGTCTGGGGTGTCTACAACCAGAGTTGGCGGCGCATGTCCAACCGCGGCAGTGTCACGGACAACCATCGGGATCATGTGCACTTCTCATTCACCTGGAACGGGGCGCTGCGGCGTACCGCGTATTGGACCGGCCGGACGCCACCGACCGACTTCGGTCCCTGCCCGAAGTGGCGAGGACACTTCGCCCCGGTAGCTCCCGAGCGGCTGCAGGGCAACCCCCGGCATCATCCGTGCGGCTCGCCGCGGCCGATTCCGGATCGCTGGCGGTTCGGTCCGTCCGTCATGTACTGGCAGTCGGGCAAGCCGGTGCGATGGGTCCAGCAGTTCCTGACCGAAGAGGGGCAGTACACCGGACTCGTCAATGGCGAGTTCGGGTCGCTGACGTTCCAGGCGGTGCAGCGCTACCAGTGGGCGGTGGGCCTGCCGGGCACTGGGGTGTGGGATCCGGCCACCCAGAACAAGTCGAAACGAGCCGTCGGGGTCCGCACGCCGAGCGACATCGTGGTGGACCCACTGCCCACCACTGTTGCCCCGGATCAGGAGTTGGCGATCGCGGCCAGTGTCGGTGGTCGGTGGCCCGAACGACCGCGCTCCGTCAGGCTCGAACGGTTGGCCCAGTCAGGCCAGGTTGACCAGCCAGGTCAATCGGGGGAGTGGGAGATCGTCTCCACTGCCCTCAGCGAGCCAGGTGGCGCGGTGCTGTTCACAACTGCCGTTCCGGTGGGGGAGTGGTCGTACCGCGTGGTCGCCGAGCAGACCAGTTACGCCAAGCGGGTCGTGTCAGAGCCCCAGCAAGTGTCGGTTGTCCCCGACTCGGTCACGCCCATTGACCCGTCGTCCACCCCCTGA
- a CDS encoding universal stress protein: MSQEQPQLVFGDDGSASADVAWLWVNNHQWPQWRITVATAQRELDSPETTLQPWSPAAPRVLFEPAEGTTLEHLRANTDPRIMLDSCSDAGLIVVGPRGSGTLKALHIGSTTEWLLSSHRPIAPIVIIRSARPTRKVLLCVDGSPDAQRAADVLAGLPWIGTCSVTILGVSDGISHPEEGCSMAQAAFADTGATVSLQEAAALRGTLTMNVKSVLLDIIADEGPDLVALGTRGQGGIQRLLLGSTASAVAHYSRCSTLIARDPSAPR, translated from the coding sequence ACAACCACAGCTCGTTTTCGGAGACGATGGATCCGCATCCGCGGACGTGGCCTGGTTGTGGGTGAACAACCATCAATGGCCCCAATGGCGCATCACTGTTGCCACGGCTCAGCGCGAGCTGGACTCCCCGGAAACCACCCTGCAGCCATGGAGTCCAGCCGCTCCTCGCGTTCTCTTCGAACCGGCCGAAGGCACGACACTGGAGCATCTGCGGGCCAACACCGATCCACGCATCATGCTCGACTCGTGCAGCGATGCCGGCTTGATCGTGGTCGGACCCCGGGGCTCGGGAACTTTGAAGGCATTGCACATCGGCAGCACCACTGAGTGGCTGCTGTCATCTCACCGGCCGATAGCACCGATTGTGATCATTCGCTCCGCACGTCCCACTCGCAAGGTGCTGCTCTGCGTGGACGGCTCACCTGACGCGCAACGTGCAGCCGACGTGTTGGCGGGACTGCCATGGATCGGGACCTGCAGCGTGACGATCCTCGGTGTCTCCGACGGGATCTCTCACCCCGAGGAGGGGTGTTCCATGGCTCAGGCGGCTTTCGCCGATACGGGAGCAACCGTTTCACTTCAGGAAGCAGCGGCGCTGCGGGGCACTCTGACCATGAACGTGAAGTCCGTACTGCTGGACATCATCGCGGACGAAGGCCCTGATCTGGTCGCCCTCGGAACACGGGGGCAAGGAGGCATCCAACGACTGCTGCTGGGGTCGACAGCCAGCGCCGTCGCGCACTACTCCCGTTGCTCCACGCTGATCGCCCGGGATCCCTCCGCACCCCGTTGA